In the genome of Ancylomarina subtilis, one region contains:
- a CDS encoding 2-oxoacid:ferredoxin oxidoreductase subunit beta — protein MADTLLNTPNFKKLSAKDFRSDQENRWCPGCGDHGILNSVQKAMADMDYKKEDYAVISGIGCSSRFPYYMNTYGFHTIHGRAAAIASGVKCANPNLEVIQVSGDGDALAIGGNHFIHAVRRNIDMTILLFNNEIYGLTKGQYSPTSNQGMVTKTSPFGTIEEPFKPAQLALGAQSKFYARSIDTSIKLTSEVVKAASAHKGTSIVEILQNCVIYNDGTHSLVTDKATKGDYQLILEHGKPMIFGIEKNKGLILGGNGKLIVVTIGENGITEDDILVHDAHTENPHMHWLLSSMMAPEYPVALGVIRDVDSTSYDEKMVQQIKDVQAEASFKCMDDLLNSGDTWVVD, from the coding sequence ATGGCTGATACATTATTAAATACACCTAATTTTAAGAAGCTAAGTGCTAAAGACTTTAGAAGTGATCAGGAGAATCGCTGGTGCCCTGGTTGTGGTGACCACGGAATCTTAAATTCTGTTCAGAAAGCAATGGCAGATATGGATTACAAGAAGGAAGACTATGCCGTTATTTCTGGTATTGGTTGTTCTTCACGTTTCCCATATTATATGAATACGTATGGTTTTCACACCATTCACGGTCGTGCAGCTGCAATTGCATCGGGCGTTAAATGTGCTAACCCAAATTTGGAAGTTATTCAGGTTTCAGGAGATGGCGATGCGCTTGCAATTGGAGGGAATCATTTTATTCATGCAGTACGCAGAAATATCGATATGACTATTCTTCTCTTTAATAATGAGATTTATGGTTTGACAAAAGGGCAATATTCACCAACTTCGAATCAGGGTATGGTGACCAAAACATCGCCCTTTGGAACAATTGAAGAGCCCTTTAAGCCTGCTCAGTTAGCGCTGGGAGCTCAATCTAAGTTTTATGCCCGTTCTATTGATACAAGCATTAAACTGACTTCAGAGGTTGTTAAAGCAGCTTCAGCGCATAAGGGAACATCTATTGTTGAGATTTTGCAAAATTGTGTTATCTATAACGATGGGACGCATTCATTGGTAACTGATAAGGCCACTAAGGGGGATTATCAATTGATCCTGGAACACGGCAAGCCGATGATTTTTGGTATTGAGAAAAACAAAGGTCTTATCTTAGGTGGTAATGGTAAACTTATTGTGGTTACCATCGGAGAAAATGGCATTACTGAGGATGATATTTTGGTTCACGATGCACATACTGAGAATCCACATATGCACTGGTTGCTATCCAGTATGATGGCACCGGAATATCCCGTAGCTCTTGGGGTCATTCGCGATGTTGATTCAACCTCTTATGATGAGAAGATGGTTCAGCAAATTAAAGATGTTCAGGCTGAGGCTTCATTTAAATGTATGGATGATCTGCTTAACAGTGGAGACACTTGGGTTGTTGACTAG
- the fabD gene encoding ACP S-malonyltransferase yields the protein MKAYVFPGQGAQFVGMGKDLYENSELGKELFDKANEILGFNITELMFNGTDEDLRQTKVTQPAIFLHSVILAKTLGDDFKPEMVAGHSLGEFSALVANGALSFEDGLRLVSQRAMAMQKACEVEPSTMAAIIGLDDDTVERICAEIEEIVVPANFNCPGQLVISGSMKGIEIACEKLKEAGAKRALPLKVGGAFHSPLMEPARVELEEAIKNTTFSTPTCPVYQNVNAKPVSDPEEIKKNLVAQLTAPVRFTQTMVNMIADGASSFTEVGPGKVIQGLVKKVDRKMETAGVDSYQA from the coding sequence ATGAAAGCATATGTATTCCCTGGGCAAGGAGCCCAATTTGTTGGTATGGGTAAGGACCTGTACGAAAACTCTGAGCTAGGTAAAGAATTATTTGATAAAGCCAACGAAATTCTTGGTTTCAATATTACTGAGCTGATGTTCAATGGTACCGATGAAGATTTAAGACAAACTAAGGTTACACAGCCTGCTATCTTTCTTCACTCAGTTATTTTAGCTAAAACTTTAGGTGACGATTTCAAACCTGAAATGGTTGCAGGTCACTCTTTAGGTGAATTCTCAGCATTGGTCGCCAATGGTGCTCTTTCTTTCGAAGATGGATTAAGATTGGTTTCTCAACGTGCTATGGCTATGCAAAAAGCTTGCGAAGTTGAGCCTTCAACAATGGCTGCTATCATCGGTCTTGACGACGATACTGTAGAAAGAATCTGTGCTGAAATCGAAGAAATTGTTGTTCCTGCAAACTTCAATTGCCCTGGTCAATTGGTAATTTCTGGTAGCATGAAAGGTATCGAAATTGCATGTGAGAAATTAAAAGAAGCGGGTGCTAAGCGTGCTTTGCCTCTAAAGGTTGGTGGTGCATTCCATTCTCCACTGATGGAGCCTGCACGTGTTGAGCTTGAAGAAGCAATCAAAAACACAACTTTCTCGACTCCAACTTGCCCAGTTTACCAAAACGTAAACGCCAAGCCTGTTAGTGATCCTGAAGAGATCAAGAAGAATCTTGTGGCACAATTAACAGCTCCTGTTCGCTTTACTCAAACAATGGTTAACATGATTGCTGATGGTGCTAGCTCATTCACTGAAGTTGGTCCTGGTAAGGTTATCCAAGGTTTAGTTAAGAAAGTAGACCGTAAAATGGAAACAGCTGGTGTCGATTCATACCAAGCATAA
- a CDS encoding PEP/pyruvate-binding domain-containing protein yields MEEIAISKIYKRKKNDRDIFQELMPFKVKEILLVATYYDAYTIVREGQFSDKIVGEYLQLNLYTAPRFTSVATNEEALQAMDERNFDIVILMAGLDKESPLELSQEIKKKQPDLPVLVLVNNNSDLAYFDKAADKIKNNIERVFVWNGSTKIFMAMTKYIEDKMNLAPDCKIGDVRVMLLVEDSVKYYSRYLPLLYTSVMTQTQKVISDEDDIDEMHKILKMRARPKVILVSSYEDAVEIVDKYLENLLCVISDVRFARDGKLNDDAGVDLISYVQDKHLRIPCVMQSHDTDNAMRAFQVNADFINKNSDTLALDIFNFIHLKLGFGDFVFRNQSGTQVAMAKSLEDFEEKLKYIPDESLLFHSKRNGISTWLMARGEINIAKKLRRYQISDFKTVRELRQFCLDVFEASRLKQLRGRIIKFRPSLANSNHYVIRLGRGSVGGKGRGLAFLSNFTENISFQKLIKDINITIPRTAIIGVDEYDNFLEANNLLDKIYNEKNYDEIKKQFLDAQLPEKLRKKLRLYLEKMDMPLAVRSSGLFEDSLMQPFAGVYATYLLPNNHEDFEVRFEHLVTAIKLVYSSIFTPEAKAYFSAVDYKIEEEKMAVILQEVVGQEYNGKFYPNISGVAQSYNYYPFSYMKPEDGFAVLGLGLGKYVVGGEKTHRFCPEHPKLQLASIEDQVKDSQNYFYAINMESDQLNLLEDGEDAATHKYDLAVAEKDGNLLHCASVYDGRNDRIEPDLNLRGPRVVDFANILKYSQMPLAQTLSILLNIFKQAMGAPVEIEFAVDLSKGKNGLPTFNLLQIKPLIRQEMSVEIDMSKVDKDKLVLLADKGMGNGKIDHVRDVIFMDVSKFDRTKTEEMAEEMALLNQKMKEQDREYVLIGPGRWGTKDRFTGIPVLWSQISNAKVIVEQGLEDFPLDASLGSHFFHNVTSMNVGYFSVKSNLATSFVNEDILNQQELVEHVHYFKHVRFAKPLEILMDGKKQISVISFK; encoded by the coding sequence ATGGAAGAAATTGCGATTTCGAAAATTTATAAACGGAAGAAGAACGACAGAGATATATTTCAGGAGTTGATGCCTTTTAAGGTTAAAGAGATTCTTCTTGTTGCAACGTATTACGATGCTTATACCATTGTTAGAGAAGGGCAGTTCTCTGATAAAATTGTTGGGGAATATCTACAGTTGAATTTATATACAGCACCACGATTTACAAGTGTGGCCACCAACGAAGAAGCGCTTCAGGCAATGGATGAGCGTAACTTTGATATTGTTATTCTGATGGCTGGACTCGATAAGGAATCTCCTTTGGAGTTAAGCCAGGAAATTAAAAAGAAGCAGCCTGATCTGCCTGTATTGGTTCTTGTGAATAACAACAGCGATTTGGCTTATTTTGATAAGGCCGCTGATAAAATTAAAAATAATATCGAAAGGGTATTTGTCTGGAATGGATCAACTAAGATCTTCATGGCCATGACAAAATACATTGAGGACAAAATGAACCTTGCCCCTGACTGTAAGATTGGTGATGTGCGTGTGATGCTTTTGGTTGAAGATTCAGTCAAATATTATTCACGATATCTACCTTTGTTGTACACCTCGGTTATGACTCAGACTCAGAAGGTTATTTCTGATGAAGATGATATTGACGAAATGCATAAGATTTTAAAAATGCGGGCTCGTCCTAAGGTCATTCTGGTAAGTAGTTATGAGGATGCTGTTGAGATTGTCGACAAATATCTCGAGAACTTACTTTGTGTGATTTCCGATGTTCGTTTTGCCAGAGACGGTAAGTTAAATGATGATGCTGGTGTGGATTTGATTTCCTACGTGCAGGATAAACATTTGAGAATTCCTTGTGTGATGCAATCGCACGATACCGATAATGCCATGCGAGCCTTTCAGGTAAATGCTGATTTTATCAATAAAAACAGCGATACTTTGGCACTGGATATATTTAACTTTATTCATCTAAAATTAGGCTTTGGCGATTTTGTTTTTAGAAATCAGAGTGGAACACAAGTCGCAATGGCTAAATCGCTTGAAGACTTTGAGGAAAAGTTGAAATACATTCCGGATGAGTCTTTACTTTTTCATTCAAAAAGAAATGGGATTTCAACCTGGTTGATGGCTCGTGGGGAAATTAATATTGCTAAAAAACTTCGCCGTTATCAAATTTCCGACTTTAAAACGGTTCGTGAATTGCGCCAGTTCTGTTTGGACGTGTTTGAAGCATCTCGATTGAAACAACTTCGGGGGCGAATTATCAAGTTCAGACCTAGTTTGGCTAATTCGAATCACTATGTTATTCGCCTTGGTAGAGGTTCGGTTGGAGGAAAAGGTCGTGGATTAGCTTTCTTGAGTAATTTTACTGAAAATATTAGTTTTCAGAAGCTGATCAAAGACATTAATATTACAATTCCACGAACAGCGATTATTGGTGTTGATGAATACGATAATTTTTTAGAGGCCAATAATCTTTTGGATAAAATATATAACGAGAAAAACTACGATGAAATAAAGAAACAGTTTTTGGATGCACAGTTGCCGGAAAAACTTCGAAAAAAATTGCGTCTTTATCTTGAAAAAATGGATATGCCCCTTGCGGTTCGTTCCTCAGGTTTATTCGAAGATTCACTGATGCAGCCATTTGCTGGTGTGTACGCAACTTATTTGTTGCCTAATAATCACGAGGATTTTGAGGTGAGATTTGAACACTTGGTAACGGCTATTAAGCTGGTTTACTCTTCAATTTTCACCCCCGAGGCTAAAGCATATTTTTCTGCAGTTGATTATAAAATCGAAGAAGAAAAGATGGCCGTTATTTTGCAAGAAGTGGTTGGTCAGGAATACAATGGTAAGTTTTATCCTAATATTAGTGGGGTAGCCCAATCCTACAATTATTATCCATTCTCGTATATGAAACCTGAGGATGGTTTTGCCGTGCTTGGATTAGGCTTGGGTAAATATGTGGTTGGAGGAGAGAAAACCCATCGTTTTTGTCCTGAGCACCCAAAATTACAATTGGCATCTATCGAAGATCAGGTGAAGGATTCACAGAATTATTTCTATGCCATAAATATGGAATCTGATCAGTTGAATTTGCTTGAAGATGGTGAGGACGCAGCTACTCATAAATATGATTTGGCAGTCGCTGAAAAGGATGGCAACTTACTGCATTGTGCTTCAGTTTACGACGGACGTAATGATAGGATCGAGCCTGATTTGAACTTGCGAGGTCCTCGCGTTGTCGATTTTGCAAATATCCTGAAATACAGCCAGATGCCATTGGCTCAAACCTTAAGTATTCTTCTGAATATCTTTAAACAAGCCATGGGGGCACCGGTTGAAATTGAATTTGCTGTTGATCTTTCAAAAGGAAAGAATGGCTTACCAACCTTCAATTTGTTACAGATTAAGCCTCTTATTCGTCAGGAGATGAGTGTTGAGATTGATATGTCAAAAGTTGATAAGGATAAGTTAGTTCTCTTGGCTGATAAAGGAATGGGGAATGGTAAAATTGATCATGTTCGTGATGTTATCTTTATGGATGTGAGTAAATTTGACAGAACCAAAACCGAAGAGATGGCTGAGGAAATGGCTTTATTGAATCAAAAAATGAAGGAGCAGGATAGAGAGTATGTCCTTATTGGTCCAGGAAGATGGGGAACCAAAGATCGATTTACAGGAATTCCAGTGCTTTGGTCACAGATTTCGAATGCCAAGGTGATTGTTGAGCAGGGGCTTGAAGATTTTCCTCTGGATGCTTCATTGGGATCGCATTTTTTCCATAACGTCACATCGATGAATGTTGGCTATTTCTCTGTAAAATCAAATTTAGCAACCAGCTTTGTAAATGAAGATATTTTGAATCAACAAGAGCTTGTTGAACATGTTCACTACTTTAAACATGTTCGTTTTGCAAAACCTTTAGAAATTTTGATGGATGGCAAAAAACAGATTTCTGTCATTAGCTTTAAATAG